The following coding sequences lie in one Sorghum bicolor cultivar BTx623 chromosome 6, Sorghum_bicolor_NCBIv3, whole genome shotgun sequence genomic window:
- the LOC110436174 gene encoding protection of telomeres protein 1a-like isoform X3: MLWSHDFTLTLRIVDQSRPAGISATFFAEDTALLPCVKSSGDVISLHNVTITMHGEFFVTFNKKFSSFALFESKVFAECSPYQSSMKYRGRIDDKELLTQQRTWLAYNLLGLKDLELQLRSLKSDSTFDLVCKVVHVCEDSGKWIFYVWDGTDTPAAEFQAISDAEAVQLPPLLEGPPLHREVLCTMPCVGTVLRIYSNRFIKEVLHMQKGIYWAKFCNITCKEEFGIWKGILLPTSRVRLLSHEDGSVVDRLKMYDSRNANKVHCQPMTGFPSNVTGVDVEYEKEGYSTLMESLTHDEVTHKAKTLVRVVGAFPCQPSVVRSLLSTGTYTMRLTLEDPTARIHALVHKDEMVKFFGGFLTAEAVIKKMNKLLGYPEPEDHEEGVPLTRNPPWIWCCLKSYYRDKSDIWGSRAYQIFATEIKD, translated from the exons ATGCTGTGGAGCCACG atttcactCTTACGTTGAGGATTGTGGATCAATCACGCCCGGCTGGAATCTCTGCAACATTTTTTGCTGAGGACACTGCCCTATTGCCCTGTGTTAAGTCAAGTGGAGATGTGATCAGTCTCCATAACGTCACG ATAACAATGCATGGGGAGTTCTTTGTTACATTTAACAAAAAGTTTTCTTCATTCGCGCTATTTGAAAGCAAAGTATTTGCTGAGTGCAGCCCATATCAGTCTTCTATGAAATATCGTGGCAGGATAGATGACAAAGAACTTTTAACCCAGCAGAGAACATGGCTTGCATATAATCTTCTAG GTCTGAAAGATCTTGAATTGCAGTTAAGGAGTTTAAAGTCTGATTCTACTTTTGATCTAGTATGCAAG GTTGTTCATGTCTGTGAAGATAGTGGCAAATGGATTTTTTATGTTTGGGATGGAACTGACACCCCTGCAGCTGAGTTTCAGGCAAT TTCGGATGCTGAAGCAGTTCAATTGCCCCCTCTACTTGAAGGACCACCTCTACACAGGGAGGTTTTGTGCACAATGCCATGTGTAGGAACTGTTCTGAGGATTTATTCAAACAGGTTTATCAAGGAAGTACTACACATGCAAAAGGGTATTTATTGGGCCAAGTTCTGCAACATTACTTGCAAAGAAGAGTTTGGCATATGGAAAGGCATTTTGCTGCCCACTAGTAGAGTTCGCCTTTTATCTCATGAAGATGGTAGCGTTGTTGATCGTCTGAA GATGTATGACAGCCGCAACGCCAACAAAGTTCACTGCCAGCCGATGACAGGCTTCCCCTCTAATGTTACTG GTGTAGATGTAGAATATGAGAAAGAAGGTTACTCAACGTTAATGGAGTCTTTAACTCATGATGAG GTGACACACAAAGCGAAAACCTTGGTCCGTGTTGTGGGAGCATTTCCATGTCAACCCAGTGTAGTCCGTTCGTTGCTTTCAACTGGTACATATACTATGCGGTTGACTCTTGAGGATCCTACAGCGAGAATCCATGCGTTAGTCCATAAGGATGAGATG GTCAAATTCTTCGGTGGTTTTCTGACAGCAGAAGCGGTAATAAAAAAGATGAACAAGCTACTGGGCTACCCAGAACCAGAAGACCACGAGGAAGGTGTCCCCTTGACTAGGAATCCACCTTGGATATGGTGTTGCTTGAAATCATACTATAGGGACAAAAGCGATATCTGGGGCAGCAGAGCGTACCAAATCTTTGCcacagagatcaaggattga
- the LOC110436174 gene encoding protection of telomeres protein 1b-like isoform X1: MEEATAGERKRLREGDAVTSAAAAAARDPQYTYLSIADALKVPGVRVCILAVVSEIGTAVRSRGTVFADFTLTLRIVDQSRPAGISATFFAEDTALLPCVKSSGDVISLHNVTITMHGEFFVTFNKKFSSFALFESKVFAECSPYQSSMKYRGRIDDKELLTQQRTWLAYNLLGLKDLELQLRSLKSDSTFDLVCKVVHVCEDSGKWIFYVWDGTDTPAAEFQAISDAEAVQLPPLLEGPPLHREVLCTMPCVGTVLRIYSNRFIKEVLHMQKGIYWAKFCNITCKEEFGIWKGILLPTSRVRLLSHEDGSVVDRLKMYDSRNANKVHCQPMTGFPSNVTGVDVEYEKEGYSTLMESLTHDEVTHKAKTLVRVVGAFPCQPSVVRSLLSTGTYTMRLTLEDPTARIHALVHKDEMVKFFGGFLTAEAVIKKMNKLLGYPEPEDHEEGVPLTRNPPWIWCCLKSYYRDKSDIWGSRAYQIFATEIKD, encoded by the exons ATGGAGGAGGCAACAGCGGGAGAGCGGAAGAGGCTGCGCGAGGGCGACGCGGTTActtccgccgcggcggcggcggccagggACCCTCAGTACACATACCTGTCTATCGCCGACGCCCTCAAGGTTCCCGGCGTCCGGGTCTGCATCTTAGCCGTCGTCTCCGAGATCGGCACCGCCGTCCGCAGCCGTGGCACGG tttttgcagatttcactCTTACGTTGAGGATTGTGGATCAATCACGCCCGGCTGGAATCTCTGCAACATTTTTTGCTGAGGACACTGCCCTATTGCCCTGTGTTAAGTCAAGTGGAGATGTGATCAGTCTCCATAACGTCACG ATAACAATGCATGGGGAGTTCTTTGTTACATTTAACAAAAAGTTTTCTTCATTCGCGCTATTTGAAAGCAAAGTATTTGCTGAGTGCAGCCCATATCAGTCTTCTATGAAATATCGTGGCAGGATAGATGACAAAGAACTTTTAACCCAGCAGAGAACATGGCTTGCATATAATCTTCTAG GTCTGAAAGATCTTGAATTGCAGTTAAGGAGTTTAAAGTCTGATTCTACTTTTGATCTAGTATGCAAG GTTGTTCATGTCTGTGAAGATAGTGGCAAATGGATTTTTTATGTTTGGGATGGAACTGACACCCCTGCAGCTGAGTTTCAGGCAAT TTCGGATGCTGAAGCAGTTCAATTGCCCCCTCTACTTGAAGGACCACCTCTACACAGGGAGGTTTTGTGCACAATGCCATGTGTAGGAACTGTTCTGAGGATTTATTCAAACAGGTTTATCAAGGAAGTACTACACATGCAAAAGGGTATTTATTGGGCCAAGTTCTGCAACATTACTTGCAAAGAAGAGTTTGGCATATGGAAAGGCATTTTGCTGCCCACTAGTAGAGTTCGCCTTTTATCTCATGAAGATGGTAGCGTTGTTGATCGTCTGAA GATGTATGACAGCCGCAACGCCAACAAAGTTCACTGCCAGCCGATGACAGGCTTCCCCTCTAATGTTACTG GTGTAGATGTAGAATATGAGAAAGAAGGTTACTCAACGTTAATGGAGTCTTTAACTCATGATGAG GTGACACACAAAGCGAAAACCTTGGTCCGTGTTGTGGGAGCATTTCCATGTCAACCCAGTGTAGTCCGTTCGTTGCTTTCAACTGGTACATATACTATGCGGTTGACTCTTGAGGATCCTACAGCGAGAATCCATGCGTTAGTCCATAAGGATGAGATG GTCAAATTCTTCGGTGGTTTTCTGACAGCAGAAGCGGTAATAAAAAAGATGAACAAGCTACTGGGCTACCCAGAACCAGAAGACCACGAGGAAGGTGTCCCCTTGACTAGGAATCCACCTTGGATATGGTGTTGCTTGAAATCATACTATAGGGACAAAAGCGATATCTGGGGCAGCAGAGCGTACCAAATCTTTGCcacagagatcaaggattga
- the LOC8057502 gene encoding indole-3-glycerol phosphate synthase, chloroplastic, whose amino-acid sequence MEALAIGSAPPRPGLAALARYSHLRRPGTVTGTLVTAARRPVTAASMDAAAGGRPSPAPIRCTSAETDAEVEVDEVATSSHAAGATTDTEQGGNGSPVAGAADSAEVVPGVDGIRIRRRPVTGPAVHYVGPFQFRLENEGNTPRNILEKIIWDKDVEVSQMKERRPLYMLKGPLEAAPPARDFVGALKASYDRTGLPALIAEVKKASPSRGVIRENFDPVQIAQAYEKNGAACLSVLTDEKYFQGSFNNLEAIRNAGVQCPLLCKEFIVDAWQLYYARSKGADAVLLIAAVLPDRDIKYMLKICKILGMAALVEVHDEMEMDRVLGIDGVQLIGINNRNLETFEVDITNTKKLLEGERGQIIAQKDVIVVGESGLFTPDDISFVQNAGVKAVLVGESLIKQEDPGKAIAGLFGKDISHAGAT is encoded by the exons ATGGAAGCACTAGCTATCGGATCCGCGCCTCCCCGGCCGGGCCTCGCTGCCCTCGCAAGGTACTCCCACCTCCGCCGCCCCGGAACCGTCACCGGTACTCTAGTCACAGCTGCGCGCCGCCCCGTCACGGCGGCCTCCAtggacgccgccgccggtggcCGCCCGAGCCCCGCGCCTATCCGCTGCACCAGCGCGGAGACG GACGCCGAGGTGGAGGTGGATGAGGTCGCGACGAGCTCGCACGCCGCGGGGGCCACCACGGACACGGAGCAAGGGGGCAACGGGAGCCCCGTGGCGGGTGCCGCGGACTCCGCCGAGGTCGTCCCGGGCGTCGACGGGATAAGGATCCGGCGGCGGCCCGTCACGGGGCCCGCGGTGCACTACGTGGGCCCGTTCCAGTTCCGCCTCGAGAACGAGGGGAACACGCCGCGGAACATCCTCGAGAAGATCATCTGGGACAAGGATGTAGAGGTTTCGCAG ATGAAGGAGAGGAGGCCCCTGTACATGCTGAAGGGCCCGCTTGAGGCTGCTCCCCCCGCTAGGGACTTTGTTGGGGCGCTCAAGGCGTCCTATGATCGAACTGGCTTGCCTGCTCTGATCGCGGAGGTCAAGAAGGCTTCACCAAGCCGGGGTGTTATCAGGGAGAATTTTGATCCG GTTCAGATCGCTCAGGCATACGAGAAAAACGGAGCAGCATGCCTTAGTGTTCTTACAGACGAAAAATACTTTCAG GGAAGTTTTAACAACTTGGAGGCTATTCGCAATGCTGGAGTCCAG TGCCCTCTTCTGTGCAAAGAGTTCATTGTTGATGCTTGGCAACTTTACTATGCACGGTCCAAGGGTGCAGACGCTGTTCTTCTAATTGCTGCTGTATTACCTGACCGCGATATCAAATATATGTTGAAAATTTGCAAGATACTTGGGATGGCTGCTTTAGTTGAG GTCCATGATGAAATGGAAATGGACCGTGTTTTAGGGATTGATGGTGTACAGCTCATCGGCATCAATAACCGTAATCTTG AGACATTTGAAGTTGATATTACAAACACAAAAAAGCTTCTGGAGGGTGAACGAGGACAAATTATAGCTCAAAAGGATGTAATT GTTGTAGGAGAATCTGGGCTGTTCACTCCTGATGATATTTCGTTTGTTCAAAATGCTGGGGTCAAAGCG GTTCTCGTCGGGGAATCCCTCATCAAGCAGGAGGATCCAGGGAAAGCAATCGCTGGGCTTTTCGGCAAAGATATCTCGCACGCTGGTGCTACCTAA
- the LOC110436174 gene encoding protection of telomeres protein 1b-like isoform X2, whose translation MEEATAGERKRLREGDAVTSAAAAAARDPQYTYLSIADALKVPGVRVCILAVVSEIGTAVRSRGTDFTLTLRIVDQSRPAGISATFFAEDTALLPCVKSSGDVISLHNVTITMHGEFFVTFNKKFSSFALFESKVFAECSPYQSSMKYRGRIDDKELLTQQRTWLAYNLLGLKDLELQLRSLKSDSTFDLVCKVVHVCEDSGKWIFYVWDGTDTPAAEFQAISDAEAVQLPPLLEGPPLHREVLCTMPCVGTVLRIYSNRFIKEVLHMQKGIYWAKFCNITCKEEFGIWKGILLPTSRVRLLSHEDGSVVDRLKMYDSRNANKVHCQPMTGFPSNVTGVDVEYEKEGYSTLMESLTHDEVTHKAKTLVRVVGAFPCQPSVVRSLLSTGTYTMRLTLEDPTARIHALVHKDEMVKFFGGFLTAEAVIKKMNKLLGYPEPEDHEEGVPLTRNPPWIWCCLKSYYRDKSDIWGSRAYQIFATEIKD comes from the exons ATGGAGGAGGCAACAGCGGGAGAGCGGAAGAGGCTGCGCGAGGGCGACGCGGTTActtccgccgcggcggcggcggccagggACCCTCAGTACACATACCTGTCTATCGCCGACGCCCTCAAGGTTCCCGGCGTCCGGGTCTGCATCTTAGCCGTCGTCTCCGAGATCGGCACCGCCGTCCGCAGCCGTGGCACGG atttcactCTTACGTTGAGGATTGTGGATCAATCACGCCCGGCTGGAATCTCTGCAACATTTTTTGCTGAGGACACTGCCCTATTGCCCTGTGTTAAGTCAAGTGGAGATGTGATCAGTCTCCATAACGTCACG ATAACAATGCATGGGGAGTTCTTTGTTACATTTAACAAAAAGTTTTCTTCATTCGCGCTATTTGAAAGCAAAGTATTTGCTGAGTGCAGCCCATATCAGTCTTCTATGAAATATCGTGGCAGGATAGATGACAAAGAACTTTTAACCCAGCAGAGAACATGGCTTGCATATAATCTTCTAG GTCTGAAAGATCTTGAATTGCAGTTAAGGAGTTTAAAGTCTGATTCTACTTTTGATCTAGTATGCAAG GTTGTTCATGTCTGTGAAGATAGTGGCAAATGGATTTTTTATGTTTGGGATGGAACTGACACCCCTGCAGCTGAGTTTCAGGCAAT TTCGGATGCTGAAGCAGTTCAATTGCCCCCTCTACTTGAAGGACCACCTCTACACAGGGAGGTTTTGTGCACAATGCCATGTGTAGGAACTGTTCTGAGGATTTATTCAAACAGGTTTATCAAGGAAGTACTACACATGCAAAAGGGTATTTATTGGGCCAAGTTCTGCAACATTACTTGCAAAGAAGAGTTTGGCATATGGAAAGGCATTTTGCTGCCCACTAGTAGAGTTCGCCTTTTATCTCATGAAGATGGTAGCGTTGTTGATCGTCTGAA GATGTATGACAGCCGCAACGCCAACAAAGTTCACTGCCAGCCGATGACAGGCTTCCCCTCTAATGTTACTG GTGTAGATGTAGAATATGAGAAAGAAGGTTACTCAACGTTAATGGAGTCTTTAACTCATGATGAG GTGACACACAAAGCGAAAACCTTGGTCCGTGTTGTGGGAGCATTTCCATGTCAACCCAGTGTAGTCCGTTCGTTGCTTTCAACTGGTACATATACTATGCGGTTGACTCTTGAGGATCCTACAGCGAGAATCCATGCGTTAGTCCATAAGGATGAGATG GTCAAATTCTTCGGTGGTTTTCTGACAGCAGAAGCGGTAATAAAAAAGATGAACAAGCTACTGGGCTACCCAGAACCAGAAGACCACGAGGAAGGTGTCCCCTTGACTAGGAATCCACCTTGGATATGGTGTTGCTTGAAATCATACTATAGGGACAAAAGCGATATCTGGGGCAGCAGAGCGTACCAAATCTTTGCcacagagatcaaggattga